The bacterium genome includes the window ACCAACGATCCGGTTGCCCTAGTCCGGCACCGGATCGCAACGGTGCTCGGTCTTTATGCTAACGCTACCGGTTCAACGTCTACATCCGCCTAACACAAGGAGAATCACAGTGAACAAAAAATTATGGCTGGTTTACGCCCTGGTCACTACCCTTTTCTGGGGCGTCTGGGGCGCACTCATCGAACTGCCGGAAAAGGCGGGATTTCCGGCGACTCTCGGTTATGTAGTCTGGGCCTTGACCATGCTGGTCCCGGTGCTGGTCGCCTTGACCAACATCCACTGGAAAGTGGAGTGGGACCGTCGTTCGATCGCGCTCGGTGCTGCCGCGGGTTTTCTCGGAGCCGGTGGCCAGTTGATCCTCTTCCAGGCCCTGCGCAGTGGCCCGGCCTATCTGGTCTTCCCCTTCATCTCCCTCTCACCGGTCATCACCATTTTAATGTCCTATCTATTGCTCCGGGAGCGGGCCAGCAAACGGGGTTGGGCCGGCATCCTTCTGGCCATGGTCGCCATGCCTCTGCTCTCCTACCAGCCTGCAAACAGTCCGGTCCAGGGCGGACTCTGGATTATCCTGGCCCTGCTGGTCTTCTTCGCCTGGGGCATTCAGGCCTATGTGATCAAATTCGCCAATGAAACCATGAAGGCGGAGAGCATCTTTTTCTACATGACGGTCACCGGTCTGCTCCTCATCCCCTTTGCCTTGTGGATGACCGATTTCAGCCAGCCGATCAATTGGGGGTTGAAAGGCCCATGGCTCGCCGCCTTGATTCAGATTCTCAATGCCATCGGCGCGCTCACGCTGGTCTATGCGTTCCGCCATGGTAAGGCTCTTATCGTCAGTCCCTTGACCAATGCGGTGGCCCCGGTAATCACGATCATCCTCTCTCTGACCCTCTACCGCGTCATTCCCCATCCCCTGATCGTCACCGGCATGATCCTGGCCATCGTCGCGGTCTTTTTAATGGCCATCGAGGAGGGTGGAGAAGAGACAGAATCAAAAGGAGTACAGCAATGAAACGGAAGGCCTTCATCTTCTTTGTCCTCACGACAGCAGCCGGAACAGCGCTGGCGCAGACCTCTCCGGAGCAGCTGCTTCTTAAAGACTACCGGCCCAAATCGATTTACAGGGTGCCAGTCCACCACATCGAGCGCGCCAAATTCCCCGTCATCGATGTTCATTCCCACCCCTATGCCCAGTCATCTGCCGAGATCGGCGAATGGGTGAAAACCATGGACCGTGCTGGCATCGAAAAAACCATCATCCTCTCCATGGCCAACGGCGCTCGGTTCGATTCGATCTATGCCGCCTATGCCGCCTGGCCCAACCGTTTCGAGGTGTGGTGCGGCTTTGATTTCCATGGCTATGACCAGCCGGGCTACGGGCCCTCCGCGGTCGCCGAATTGGAGCGCTGCTACAAGCTGGGCGCCCGGGGCGTCGGCGAACTCGGCGACAAAGGAGAGGGCCTGGTCTATGGCAACGAGCCGGCTCCGGGTATGCATCTCGAAGATCCGCGTATGGATCCCCTGCTTGAAAAATGCGCCCAGCTGGGCATGCCGGTTAGCATCCACGTCGGCGACCCGATCTGGATGTATCAGCCGATGGACTCGACCAACGACGGCCTCATGAACGGATACACCTGGCGCCTTGACAACAAGAAGAACCTGGTCGATCTGACCGGCATGGTGGCAAGTCTCGAACGCGCCGTGGCGCGCCATCCGCGCACCACTTTCATCGCTTGCCATTTTGCCAACTGCGATTACGACCTGACGGCGCTCGGCAAACTGCTGGACCGCTATCCCAATCTGTACGCCGACATCTCCGCCCGGTATGCCGAAACAGCGCCGGTCCCACGGGCAACCCGCGCCTTTTATGAGAAATATTCCACCCGCCTCCTCTATGGCACCGACATGGGCATGGATGCCGAGATGTATGCGGTCACTTTTCGCATTCTTGAATCGGCGGATGAGCATTTTTATGAGATCGGGCTCTTCAATTATCACTGGCCGCTCTACGGACTGGACCTGAGCGATAAGGTGCTCAAACGGGTCTATCGCACCAATGCCCTCAAGGCCCTCTATCCGGGCAAAAAATGATCATTCCGGACGGCCCGGCGCGCCCTTTCATGCAAAGCTCCGCAGGGCCGTCAACCACAAGGTGCGTTCAAGCCGGCTTCAGCCGGCTTTTTTTATTGCGGTTAAAAGCTTTATTTACTATATTTTTTCTCAATTCATTCTTCTCCTCACCCATTACAGACAGGAGCCCGCTTGGCAGATATCGGATATCAGGCCCTGCTCATCGCCATGGCACTCACCGCCTACGCTGCGGTGAT containing:
- a CDS encoding DMT family transporter; the protein is MNKKLWLVYALVTTLFWGVWGALIELPEKAGFPATLGYVVWALTMLVPVLVALTNIHWKVEWDRRSIALGAAAGFLGAGGQLILFQALRSGPAYLVFPFISLSPVITILMSYLLLRERASKRGWAGILLAMVAMPLLSYQPANSPVQGGLWIILALLVFFAWGIQAYVIKFANETMKAESIFFYMTVTGLLLIPFALWMTDFSQPINWGLKGPWLAALIQILNAIGALTLVYAFRHGKALIVSPLTNAVAPVITIILSLTLYRVIPHPLIVTGMILAIVAVFLMAIEEGGEETESKGVQQ
- a CDS encoding amidohydrolase family protein; amino-acid sequence: MKRKAFIFFVLTTAAGTALAQTSPEQLLLKDYRPKSIYRVPVHHIERAKFPVIDVHSHPYAQSSAEIGEWVKTMDRAGIEKTIILSMANGARFDSIYAAYAAWPNRFEVWCGFDFHGYDQPGYGPSAVAELERCYKLGARGVGELGDKGEGLVYGNEPAPGMHLEDPRMDPLLEKCAQLGMPVSIHVGDPIWMYQPMDSTNDGLMNGYTWRLDNKKNLVDLTGMVASLERAVARHPRTTFIACHFANCDYDLTALGKLLDRYPNLYADISARYAETAPVPRATRAFYEKYSTRLLYGTDMGMDAEMYAVTFRILESADEHFYEIGLFNYHWPLYGLDLSDKVLKRVYRTNALKALYPGKK